In the Leptolyngbya sp. SIO1E4 genome, one interval contains:
- a CDS encoding potassium transporter KtrB, whose amino-acid sequence MSKPSPLRFLIRPFSKLGRSNPLRVLLWGYGSYILVAWILLCLPICWQGDSISPLDNLFIATSAVSTTGLITVNTPDAYNFLGEFVVLSAFQVGGLGYMTLGSFVLLASNDSLPHFRRQIGSAVFAMPEGFDLKLLIRHTVIFTVLAEAIGAIFLAILFAAKGVENPVWAAIFHAVSAFCTAGFSVFPNSLEDFRNDFWINLVVSILSILGAIGFLVVSDFWQGARGRRRRIALTTRVILYLTSCFLIIGFLLLLLFDQSLWSLPFGERLLAAWFQSMTALTTVGFNTHPIGSLSAFGVLLTLVLMIVGASPSGTGGGLKSTTISAALGVMWSALKGRGTTAYLGRRIPEDRLFAAFSAIVFYLFIFLLGAGGLLLFQSQPFEDVLFEAASALGTVGLSRGITGDLTAIAKLIVIFLMFVGRIGPLSFGIALFYEKSKVRANEPMEDLAI is encoded by the coding sequence ATGAGTAAGCCATCACCGCTCCGCTTTTTGATTCGTCCGTTTAGTAAATTAGGGCGATCTAACCCTCTCAGGGTTCTCCTTTGGGGTTACGGTAGCTATATCTTGGTTGCCTGGATATTGCTATGTTTACCCATCTGCTGGCAAGGAGATTCCATTAGTCCACTGGATAATCTCTTTATTGCGACTTCGGCTGTCAGTACGACGGGGCTTATTACAGTCAATACTCCCGATGCATATAACTTTTTGGGAGAGTTTGTGGTACTGTCAGCTTTCCAAGTTGGGGGCTTAGGGTACATGACCCTAGGCTCGTTTGTATTGCTAGCTAGTAACGACTCCCTGCCACACTTTCGACGACAGATTGGCTCCGCCGTGTTTGCAATGCCTGAAGGGTTTGACTTGAAGCTTCTAATTCGTCATACCGTTATTTTTACAGTGTTGGCAGAAGCGATTGGGGCTATTTTTCTAGCGATTCTATTTGCAGCTAAGGGGGTTGAGAATCCTGTCTGGGCTGCGATTTTTCATGCTGTTTCTGCGTTTTGTACAGCAGGTTTCAGCGTTTTTCCCAATAGTCTAGAAGACTTCCGTAACGATTTTTGGATCAATCTGGTCGTGAGTATCCTTAGCATTCTGGGGGCGATCGGTTTTTTGGTCGTTTCTGATTTTTGGCAAGGGGCAAGGGGCAGACGGCGGCGAATTGCCTTAACGACTCGTGTCATTCTCTATCTAACCAGCTGTTTTCTCATTATTGGCTTCCTCTTGCTGTTGTTGTTTGACCAGTCCCTATGGTCCCTCCCTTTCGGAGAGAGACTACTGGCAGCCTGGTTCCAATCAATGACTGCCCTGACCACAGTTGGGTTTAACACCCATCCGATCGGCTCATTAAGTGCATTTGGGGTTTTATTGACTCTGGTGCTTATGATTGTTGGCGCGTCTCCTTCTGGAACTGGGGGTGGGCTCAAATCCACAACTATTTCAGCGGCTTTAGGGGTTATGTGGAGTGCTCTCAAAGGTCGCGGAACCACCGCCTATCTGGGTCGGCGGATTCCCGAAGATAGGCTATTTGCTGCCTTTTCAGCGATCGTGTTTTACTTATTCATTTTTCTTCTAGGGGCAGGTGGGCTATTGCTGTTTCAAAGTCAGCCGTTTGAAGATGTTCTTTTCGAGGCTGCATCAGCATTGGGTACTGTGGGTCTTTCACGAGGCATTACAGGTGATCTGACTGCCATCGCTAAGCTGATTGTCATCTTTTTGATGTTTGTTGGGCGGATTGGGCCGCTTTCTTTTGGCATTGCACTGTTCTACGAGAAATCTAAGGTTCGGGCTAATGAACCTATGGAAGATCTCGCAATTTGA
- a CDS encoding LOG family protein has product MSDPDRFRVVIFGSARLQAGDSIYEQVQRLARLLGREGMDVVTGGGPGLMEAANLGHREGREHPQSLDGSSKSYGLNIKLPFEEAANPHVDIKREFDRFSERLDHFMHLANAVVVAPGGVGTLLELAYTWQLMQVEHICNIPIVLLGDMWADFLRWVQHWPLEKQLINPEDYEMLFLVQTCDEAFEIIREAHRKFGQSSEEEPEEFCLNYHQYKLLG; this is encoded by the coding sequence ATGTCTGATCCTGATCGGTTTCGTGTCGTTATTTTTGGCTCTGCCCGGTTACAAGCCGGCGATTCGATTTATGAACAAGTCCAACGGCTAGCCAGACTCCTTGGGCGCGAAGGGATGGATGTCGTCACCGGTGGCGGCCCTGGGTTAATGGAGGCGGCTAACTTAGGGCATCGAGAAGGCCGAGAACATCCCCAAAGCCTGGATGGATCAAGCAAATCCTATGGCCTGAATATCAAACTTCCCTTTGAAGAAGCGGCCAATCCCCATGTAGATATTAAGCGAGAGTTCGATCGCTTCTCAGAGCGGTTAGATCACTTTATGCACCTGGCTAATGCCGTGGTCGTGGCTCCGGGTGGGGTGGGCACCTTGCTAGAGCTTGCTTACACTTGGCAGCTTATGCAGGTTGAACACATTTGCAATATCCCCATCGTGCTGTTGGGTGACATGTGGGCCGACTTTTTGCGTTGGGTGCAGCACTGGCCCCTAGAAAAGCAGCTGATCAACCCTGAGGATTATGAAATGCTGTTTTTGGTGCAGACGTGTGACGAGGCTTTTGAAATCATACGAGAAGCCCATCGCAAATTTGGCCAAAGCTCAGAAGAAGAGCCAGAGGAATTTTGCCTCAATTATCACCAGTACAAGTTATTAGGATAA
- a CDS encoding penicillin-binding protein 2, whose product MPKPPISPSGRHVRSFNSRRRRRKPRFSPRFRIAIVWSLLFLAVIGLMVRLAQLQLFRGETLAAIAQQQQARETTPNISRSPIVDSQGTPLAVDRLVYTLYGHPALFRQPIGVVAQTLSPLLEIPPETLKQRLQRQKTGVRLFDEIPEETARRIQQLRLDGLELLPNQQRFYPQQESFSQVVGFVNLEGEAQTGLEAQYQDRLRLPTPSTPSVSGPALPVAHLPGTAPLQLQLTLDNHLQRVVQEALRQTIRQFGAKRGTVMVMDVNTGALHAFAVEPTFDPNRYFDADLSWLKNWAITDVFEPGSTFKPINIAIALETQAIGLEDVVYDEGQIKIDKWTIQNSDYESTGQRGTLTLTDVLKHSSNVGMVHIMERLSASEFYGWLEKLEVDQPTGIELPAENAAPLKARSQFVNSPADAATAAFGQGIVMTPLKLLQLEAAIANGGKLVTPHVLHGFVDEMDTVHWQPPRPAPRRVFSEETAQAVLSMMESVVEEGTGKSAQIPGYRIAGKTGTAQKVTDAGDYGDGLITSFIGLLPVEAPRFAVLAVIDEPLGPDTYGSTVSAPLVKTVMESLVVLEGIPPSSPQALGGVVVPPETLPNSAPE is encoded by the coding sequence ATGCCCAAACCACCCATTTCCCCTTCAGGTCGGCATGTCAGGTCTTTCAACAGCAGACGACGTAGGCGCAAACCGCGATTTTCGCCTCGGTTTCGCATTGCGATTGTCTGGAGCCTGCTGTTTTTGGCAGTCATTGGGCTGATGGTGAGACTGGCTCAATTACAGCTTTTTAGAGGAGAAACACTGGCTGCGATCGCACAGCAGCAGCAAGCCCGAGAAACAACGCCTAACATATCTCGCAGCCCCATCGTTGACAGTCAAGGAACGCCGCTCGCCGTTGATAGGCTAGTCTACACGCTGTATGGACATCCAGCACTCTTTCGGCAGCCAATTGGAGTTGTGGCACAAACCTTGAGCCCGCTGCTAGAAATTCCGCCAGAGACTCTGAAGCAACGCCTGCAGCGCCAAAAGACGGGTGTCCGCTTGTTCGATGAGATTCCAGAGGAAACCGCCCGGCGAATTCAACAGCTGCGGTTAGATGGCTTAGAGCTGTTGCCCAATCAACAGCGGTTTTATCCTCAGCAAGAGTCTTTCTCTCAGGTGGTTGGGTTTGTCAATTTAGAGGGAGAAGCACAGACCGGCTTAGAAGCCCAGTATCAGGATCGTCTGCGGCTCCCGACCCCTTCAACACCGAGCGTTTCTGGACCAGCTTTGCCAGTGGCACATCTGCCAGGGACTGCCCCATTACAGCTGCAGCTAACGCTGGATAATCACTTACAACGGGTCGTTCAGGAAGCGCTCCGACAAACGATACGGCAGTTTGGGGCCAAGCGGGGGACGGTCATGGTCATGGATGTCAATACCGGTGCGCTCCATGCCTTTGCCGTAGAACCAACTTTTGATCCCAACCGCTACTTTGATGCCGATTTGTCCTGGCTTAAGAACTGGGCGATTACCGATGTGTTTGAACCGGGATCAACCTTCAAACCCATCAATATTGCCATTGCGCTAGAGACCCAAGCCATTGGCTTAGAAGATGTCGTGTATGACGAAGGGCAAATCAAGATTGATAAGTGGACGATTCAAAATTCTGATTACGAGTCAACGGGTCAGCGCGGGACGCTGACCCTGACCGATGTGCTGAAGCATTCCAGCAATGTGGGCATGGTTCACATTATGGAGCGTCTTTCGGCCTCAGAGTTTTATGGCTGGCTAGAAAAGTTAGAGGTTGATCAGCCTACTGGCATTGAGCTGCCCGCTGAAAATGCAGCTCCCCTGAAGGCGCGATCGCAATTTGTGAATAGCCCTGCAGATGCCGCGACGGCTGCTTTTGGTCAAGGGATCGTAATGACACCGCTCAAGTTATTACAGCTTGAAGCTGCGATCGCCAATGGGGGCAAACTGGTCACTCCCCACGTGCTCCATGGTTTCGTCGATGAAATGGATACAGTTCATTGGCAGCCCCCACGCCCAGCCCCCCGGAGAGTCTTTTCAGAAGAGACGGCACAGGCTGTCCTCAGCATGATGGAATCTGTTGTTGAAGAAGGCACCGGCAAATCTGCTCAGATTCCTGGATATCGCATTGCTGGTAAAACCGGTACAGCCCAGAAAGTCACTGACGCTGGAGATTATGGGGATGGGCTAATCACCAGCTTTATCGGTCTTTTACCGGTAGAAGCCCCTCGCTTTGCCGTGTTGGCAGTTATCGATGAACCACTTGGGCCAGATACGTATGGCTCTACGGTTTCAGCACCTCTGGTTAAAACCGTCATGGAATCCCTCGTCGTGCTAGAAGGAATCCCACCCTCATCACCCCAAGCTTTAGGCGGGGTTGTCGTTCCACCAGAGACCCTACCAAACTCGGCACCAGAGTAA
- a CDS encoding cyclic nucleotide-binding domain-containing protein yields MLTSVDRLLFVRGVPIFKELRDDFLVRLASIMDELSFPSNHTIFTEGQEGRALYIVVSGRVSVHLRGQELAKLDQGTCFGEMSLFDAEPRSASVTTLELCDCLMLTQQQLYEAIDETPGIAVNIIRLLSRRIRELNNELNEKQQEVKDLTRQTGLTYTSESQRVPAEPLPRPAFDEAFYGQGDGNGRFPYSSFPY; encoded by the coding sequence ATGCTGACCAGTGTTGACAGATTACTTTTTGTTCGAGGCGTCCCTATCTTTAAAGAGCTGAGGGACGATTTCTTAGTGAGACTCGCCTCCATTATGGATGAGCTGTCTTTTCCTAGTAACCACACCATCTTTACAGAAGGACAGGAAGGGCGGGCACTTTATATTGTGGTTTCAGGGCGCGTCAGCGTTCATTTACGCGGGCAAGAACTTGCTAAGTTAGATCAGGGCACCTGCTTTGGCGAAATGTCTTTATTTGATGCTGAGCCGCGATCGGCCTCTGTGACAACGCTAGAGCTCTGTGATTGCCTGATGCTCACCCAGCAACAACTCTATGAGGCGATCGATGAGACCCCAGGCATTGCTGTCAACATTATCCGCTTGTTATCGCGCCGGATTCGCGAACTCAACAACGAACTCAACGAAAAACAGCAAGAAGTCAAGGATCTTACCCGCCAAACTGGCTTAACCTATACGTCTGAATCCCAACGGGTACCAGCAGAGCCACTCCCCCGCCCAGCCTTTGATGAAGCTTTCTATGGTCAGGGCGATGGCAATGGCAGATTCCCTTACAGTAGTTTCCCCTATTAA
- the ilvB gene encoding biosynthetic-type acetolactate synthase large subunit, which produces MTSSVQAQDKVTAQRVTGGFALIDSLQRHGVSHIFGYPGGAILPIYDELYKAEAAGGVKHILVRHEQGAAHAADGYARATGEVGVCFGTSGPGATNLVTGIATASMDSIPMVVITGQVTRAAIGSDAFQETDIFGITLPVVKHSYVVRDPRHMARIVAEAFYIARSGRPGPVLIDVPKDVGLEEFDYVPVQPGDVHLPGYKPTVKGNPRQIGHAIRLLRAAKQPLLYVGGGAITAAAHQEIQTLAEYFAIPVTTTLMGKGAFDEHHPLAVGMLGMHGTAYANFAVSECDLLIAVGARFDDRVTGKLDEFASRAKVIHIDIDPAEVGKNRMPNVPIVGDVRQVLQMLLQRLKAEDKPVDLTRTQAWRDRIQRWQQDYPLVVPTYDDVLSPQEVIVELGRQAPNAFYTTDVGQHQMWAAQFLKNGPRRWISSAGLGTMGFGLPAAMGVQVGCAHEVTICISGDASFQMNPQELGTLAQYGINVKTVIINNGWQGMVRQWQQTFYGERYSASNMQVGMPDFEVLAQAYGVKGMVIADRKDLQAGVAEMLAYDGPVLMDARVRKDENCYPMVAPGKSNAQMIGLPQKSPDVQTIELIYCSSCGAKNPSSHAFCPECGTKL; this is translated from the coding sequence ATGACATCTTCTGTTCAAGCACAAGATAAGGTTACAGCTCAGCGAGTTACGGGTGGATTTGCACTAATTGATAGTCTGCAGCGCCATGGCGTTAGCCACATCTTTGGCTATCCTGGCGGGGCAATTCTCCCCATTTATGACGAGCTTTATAAAGCTGAAGCAGCGGGTGGCGTAAAGCACATTCTAGTCAGGCATGAGCAGGGGGCTGCCCATGCTGCCGACGGATATGCGCGCGCGACCGGAGAAGTGGGCGTTTGTTTTGGAACTTCGGGGCCGGGGGCAACTAACCTGGTCACAGGCATTGCCACGGCCTCAATGGATTCTATCCCAATGGTGGTGATTACAGGGCAGGTGACCCGGGCTGCGATTGGCAGTGACGCCTTTCAAGAAACGGATATTTTTGGCATTACCTTGCCCGTTGTGAAGCATTCCTATGTCGTGCGCGATCCCCGACATATGGCTCGGATTGTTGCTGAGGCCTTCTACATTGCTCGCAGTGGGCGACCAGGGCCGGTTCTCATCGATGTCCCAAAGGATGTTGGGCTGGAGGAATTTGACTATGTCCCGGTGCAACCTGGGGATGTTCATTTGCCAGGATATAAGCCGACGGTCAAAGGCAATCCGCGTCAGATTGGTCACGCGATTCGGTTATTGAGGGCCGCAAAGCAACCGCTGCTGTACGTGGGGGGGGGTGCAATTACGGCTGCAGCGCATCAAGAGATTCAAACGCTTGCTGAGTATTTTGCGATCCCTGTCACAACCACCTTGATGGGAAAAGGGGCTTTTGATGAGCATCATCCCCTGGCGGTTGGCATGTTGGGGATGCATGGCACTGCCTATGCCAACTTTGCGGTCAGCGAATGTGATCTATTAATTGCGGTCGGGGCCCGATTTGACGATCGCGTGACGGGCAAACTCGATGAATTTGCGTCCCGAGCCAAGGTCATTCACATTGATATTGACCCTGCCGAGGTGGGCAAAAATCGGATGCCAAATGTGCCCATCGTGGGGGATGTGCGACAGGTGCTGCAGATGCTGTTGCAGCGGCTAAAGGCAGAAGATAAACCTGTAGATCTGACCCGAACCCAAGCGTGGCGCGATCGCATTCAACGCTGGCAGCAAGATTATCCCTTGGTGGTACCTACGTACGACGATGTCCTGTCTCCCCAGGAGGTTATCGTTGAACTGGGGCGTCAGGCACCTAACGCCTTCTACACCACTGATGTTGGGCAGCACCAAATGTGGGCAGCTCAATTTCTCAAAAATGGCCCGCGCCGCTGGATCTCCAGTGCTGGGCTCGGCACCATGGGATTTGGCTTGCCTGCGGCCATGGGAGTTCAGGTAGGGTGCGCCCATGAAGTCACGATTTGTATTAGCGGTGATGCCAGTTTCCAGATGAACCCGCAAGAATTAGGCACGCTGGCCCAGTACGGCATCAACGTCAAAACCGTCATTATCAATAACGGCTGGCAGGGGATGGTGCGTCAATGGCAGCAAACCTTTTACGGCGAGCGCTATTCGGCCTCGAATATGCAGGTGGGCATGCCAGACTTCGAGGTGCTGGCTCAAGCCTATGGTGTCAAAGGCATGGTGATTGCGGATCGCAAAGATTTACAGGCAGGCGTTGCAGAAATGTTGGCCTATGATGGCCCGGTGTTAATGGATGCCCGTGTGCGCAAGGACGAAAACTGCTACCCAATGGTGGCACCTGGTAAGAGTAATGCCCAGATGATTGGGCTCCCGCAAAAATCGCCCGATGTGCAAACGATTGAGCTGATATATTGCAGCAGCTGTGGTGCTAAAAACCCTTCCAGCCATGCATTTTGCCCGGAATGTGGCACAAAGCTGTAA